In one window of Tenacibaculum mesophilum DNA:
- a CDS encoding SusC/RagA family TonB-linked outer membrane protein, translated as MRTKFNGILTLFLALIVQISFAQERTISGTVSDESGPLPGVTILKKGTAQGTETDFDGNYSIQAKTGDVLVFSFVGMKTTEKTVGASNQISVVLETDNLLEEVVVVGYGTTTKKSYAGTASVVKAENIEAKSFSNVSQALAGEVSGVTVINTSGQPGSIGTVRIRGYGSPLGNRSPLYVVDGIPFAGNFDLNSINPSDIKNTTVLKDATATAIYGSRGANGVILITTKSGSNNSERSSIEVDVKTGINTQLIPRYDVLTSPEEYIGYTWEGIYNEGVLDSSTDPVAYANARLFTSVGAGNGYNMWNVADASALIDPATKTVRPGVQRLFTPEKYADLAFGTGIRQEANVRFSGGSEKSKYFASFGYLDDSGYSLNSDYRRYTTRLNLNSDVKDWLNIGVNIGYAYSESTNNGQIEGAENVFEFADKMAPIYPVYARYPNSGQLIPDPIYGGNQFDYGAPTGTTNGFDRDRPISNLLNPIGSAILDLDAFDTHALNGSFSANFKLTDKLSFETKFGGQYSIEQRNNVSNHAYGTAAGVNGNITVRNRVRWSQTFLQLLRYKTSFGDHNLEALAAHETFERRFVQDQAFKQNIVVPGLYNLNNYLEASAAASGYEVGSGIESYFGQVNYNYAGKYYFTGSLRTDGSSRFVNDKWGVFGSVGASWVVSEEDFMQDSFISYLKAKASWGVTGDQDGALNTSGFDIFNVNFIGGGAAIDLRLAGNPDLTWETTRMFQTGVELSLGNYVDANFDYYIRNTDNLFFNRRLGPSSGLSSILVNDGEVQYNGFEFDVTTHIINKENFKLDLSLNGEVLSNEMKTMPLDPSTGLPKILDSNSSEDGGYAYAQGRSIFDFYMQEWAGVDPNDGAPLWNQYYNDANNNDVLDAGEDDFSTLENGDDSTTGSLYEYRLNASNANIKKTTTKNYSNATQVFLNKSLIPDVRGAFRLSGKLSDFDFSTQFTYSLGGYAYDNTYAELMSGNNNFHVDIRNRWQNPGDQTNVPLLANDSDVVANISSASSRFITSTDFIALNNARIGYTLPNKFLGESGIDLLNIWISGDNLFNETTRRGFNPAVTETGSSARRIYAPATTLTLGVRVKF; from the coding sequence ATGAGAACAAAGTTTAATGGAATTTTAACGCTATTCCTAGCGTTGATTGTGCAAATATCCTTTGCACAAGAAAGAACGATTTCAGGTACTGTTTCAGATGAATCTGGTCCATTACCGGGAGTTACGATCTTAAAAAAAGGTACTGCACAAGGTACTGAAACTGATTTTGATGGAAATTACTCTATTCAAGCTAAAACAGGAGATGTTTTAGTTTTCAGTTTTGTTGGTATGAAAACTACTGAAAAAACTGTTGGAGCTTCTAACCAAATTAGCGTTGTGTTAGAAACAGATAATTTATTAGAAGAAGTAGTTGTTGTAGGTTATGGTACTACTACAAAAAAATCTTATGCTGGTACAGCATCTGTGGTTAAAGCTGAAAACATTGAGGCTAAATCTTTTTCTAACGTATCTCAAGCATTAGCTGGTGAGGTTTCGGGTGTAACAGTAATTAACACTTCAGGGCAACCAGGTTCTATTGGTACTGTACGTATTCGTGGTTATGGTTCTCCTTTAGGTAATCGTAGTCCATTATATGTGGTCGATGGAATCCCTTTTGCTGGAAATTTTGATTTGAACTCGATCAACCCTTCTGATATCAAAAACACTACGGTACTAAAAGACGCTACAGCAACAGCTATTTATGGTTCTAGAGGTGCAAATGGAGTTATTCTTATAACTACAAAAAGTGGTAGCAACAACTCTGAAAGAAGCTCTATAGAGGTTGATGTTAAAACAGGTATCAACACACAGCTTATACCTAGATATGATGTTCTAACATCTCCTGAAGAATATATCGGTTATACATGGGAAGGTATTTATAATGAGGGCGTTCTCGATAGTAGTACTGACCCTGTAGCTTATGCCAATGCAAGATTATTTACTTCAGTTGGAGCTGGTAACGGTTATAATATGTGGAATGTTGCTGATGCTTCTGCTTTAATAGATCCTGCTACAAAAACTGTTCGACCTGGTGTTCAACGTCTTTTTACTCCAGAAAAATATGCAGATTTAGCTTTTGGTACTGGGATAAGACAAGAAGCTAACGTACGTTTTTCAGGCGGTTCAGAAAAATCTAAATATTTTGCTTCATTTGGTTATCTTGATGACAGTGGTTATTCTTTAAACTCAGATTATAGAAGATATACTACAAGACTTAATTTAAACTCTGATGTTAAAGATTGGTTAAATATAGGAGTAAATATAGGTTATGCTTATTCTGAAAGCACAAATAATGGTCAGATTGAAGGAGCTGAAAATGTATTCGAATTTGCTGATAAGATGGCTCCTATTTATCCAGTATATGCGAGATACCCTAACTCAGGCCAATTAATTCCTGATCCTATTTATGGTGGCAACCAATTTGACTATGGTGCTCCAACAGGAACTACAAATGGTTTTGATAGAGATAGACCTATATCAAACTTGTTAAATCCTATTGGTTCTGCTATTTTAGATTTAGATGCATTTGATACTCATGCATTAAATGGTAGTTTTAGTGCTAATTTTAAATTAACTGATAAATTATCTTTTGAAACTAAATTTGGAGGTCAATACTCTATAGAACAAAGAAATAATGTTAGTAACCACGCTTACGGTACTGCTGCTGGAGTTAATGGAAACATTACTGTTAGAAACAGAGTTAGATGGTCTCAAACATTTTTACAACTTTTGCGTTATAAAACCTCTTTTGGAGATCATAATTTAGAGGCTTTGGCTGCTCATGAAACTTTTGAGAGAAGATTTGTACAAGATCAAGCTTTTAAACAAAATATAGTTGTTCCTGGCTTATATAACTTAAATAATTATTTAGAAGCTAGTGCTGCAGCCTCAGGCTATGAAGTTGGCTCGGGAATTGAGTCTTATTTTGGACAAGTAAACTATAACTATGCTGGAAAGTATTATTTCACAGGATCGTTGAGAACGGATGGTTCTTCTAGATTTGTAAACGATAAGTGGGGTGTATTTGGCTCAGTTGGTGCTTCATGGGTTGTTAGTGAAGAAGACTTTATGCAAGACAGTTTTATTTCTTACTTAAAAGCAAAAGCTTCTTGGGGTGTAACAGGAGATCAAGACGGTGCCTTAAATACTTCTGGTTTTGATATATTCAATGTTAATTTTATTGGAGGTGGTGCTGCTATTGATTTACGTTTAGCTGGTAACCCTGATTTAACTTGGGAAACAACTAGAATGTTCCAAACTGGTGTTGAATTGAGTTTAGGTAATTATGTTGATGCTAACTTTGACTATTATATAAGAAATACTGATAATTTATTTTTCAACAGAAGACTTGGACCTTCTTCAGGACTTTCTTCTATTTTGGTAAATGATGGAGAAGTTCAATATAACGGATTCGAGTTTGATGTTACTACACATATAATAAATAAAGAAAACTTTAAACTTGACCTGTCTTTGAACGGAGAAGTCTTAAGTAATGAAATGAAGACTATGCCTTTGGATCCTTCAACTGGTTTACCTAAAATTCTTGATTCAAATTCAAGTGAGGATGGAGGTTACGCTTATGCTCAAGGACGTTCTATTTTTGACTTTTATATGCAAGAGTGGGCTGGTGTAGACCCTAATGATGGTGCGCCATTATGGAATCAATACTATAATGATGCAAATAACAATGATGTATTAGATGCTGGTGAAGATGATTTTAGCACTTTAGAAAATGGAGATGACAGTACTACTGGTTCTCTTTATGAATATAGATTAAACGCATCAAATGCTAATATTAAAAAAACTACAACCAAAAACTACTCTAATGCAACTCAAGTATTTCTTAATAAGTCACTAATTCCTGATGTAAGAGGTGCTTTTAGATTATCTGGTAAATTAAGTGACTTTGATTTTTCTACTCAGTTTACTTATAGTTTAGGAGGATATGCATATGACAACACTTACGCAGAACTTATGTCTGGAAATAACAACTTTCACGTAGATATTAGAAATAGATGGCAAAATCCTGGTGACCAAACTAATGTGCCTCTTTTAGCTAACGATTCTGATGTTGTTGCTAATATTTCTTCTGCGTCTTCTCGCTTTATAACTAGTACTGATTTTATAGCATTAAACAATGCTAGAATTGGGTATACCTTACCTAATAAGTTCTTAGGAGAGTCTGGTATTGATTTATTAAATATTTGGATATCTGGAGATAATCTTTTTAACGAAACTACTAGAAGAGGTTTTAACCCTGCTGTTACAGAAACTGGAAGCTCTGCACGTAGAATATACGCTCCTGCTACTACGTTAACTTTAGGTGTAAGAGTTAAATTTTAA
- a CDS encoding SusD/RagB family nutrient-binding outer membrane lipoprotein has product MKKIKYIFASLLLSSFLACDTDYINDPDNPETAPSTQLVTSAQFNLAYELNDQWTGARATLAFAQFWADEFYTDENRYALRVSQVDDLWQEPYLILTDLKKVIELNENPETANLMSAYGDNNNQIQASRIMMAFTFSKLVDVFGDVPYWSYGQRDNTAFEALRLEEGINSPAYTSAETIYEDLLAELLDAANKMNTSKTVFTSGDNIYNGEPALWVKFAHSIRLRLATHINKYDNALAMTVYNESNTKAFTSNADNATFEYGTDDITGGPWHNAFTVGARKDFGPALSFTDLLYNRVGPFSSITEEDPRVTKYFDPLGTTEIIGIPYGFGNAVARAVENESIPSSEIIKPDYNQILLSYAEMEFIRSEFNGWNQTNYENGVKASMQSWGVPSSDADNYVAMLPVANEENVLTQKYIALYMDGLEAWTEYRRTGYPNTLSVPGDTFGSATFTTLVPGLNTIPNRVNYPQKEQLLNNSNWDAARQGLSDGDTMISKLFWDVN; this is encoded by the coding sequence ATGAAAAAAATAAAATATATATTCGCTTCACTTTTGCTAAGTTCTTTTTTAGCATGTGATACAGATTACATTAATGACCCTGACAACCCTGAAACAGCACCTTCTACTCAGTTAGTAACTAGTGCTCAATTTAATTTAGCTTACGAATTAAATGATCAGTGGACTGGCGCGAGAGCAACATTAGCATTTGCTCAATTCTGGGCTGATGAATTTTATACTGACGAAAATAGATACGCCTTAAGAGTTTCGCAAGTAGATGATTTATGGCAGGAACCTTATTTAATTTTAACTGACTTAAAAAAAGTCATCGAATTAAATGAAAATCCTGAAACTGCTAATTTAATGTCTGCTTATGGCGACAATAACAATCAAATACAAGCTTCAAGAATAATGATGGCATTCACTTTTTCTAAATTAGTTGATGTTTTTGGAGATGTTCCTTATTGGAGTTATGGACAAAGAGATAATACTGCTTTTGAAGCTTTACGTCTAGAAGAAGGTATTAATAGTCCTGCTTATACTAGTGCTGAAACTATTTATGAAGACTTATTAGCTGAATTACTTGATGCCGCTAACAAAATGAATACCTCTAAAACTGTATTCACATCAGGAGATAATATTTACAATGGAGAGCCTGCTTTATGGGTTAAATTTGCTCACTCTATAAGACTTAGACTGGCAACTCATATTAATAAATATGATAACGCATTGGCTATGACAGTTTATAATGAATCTAATACCAAAGCTTTTACTTCTAATGCGGATAATGCTACTTTTGAATATGGTACTGATGATATAACTGGAGGCCCTTGGCATAACGCTTTTACTGTTGGAGCTCGTAAAGACTTTGGTCCTGCCCTATCTTTTACAGACTTACTATATAATCGTGTTGGACCATTCTCTTCAATCACAGAAGAAGACCCTAGGGTTACTAAATATTTTGATCCTTTAGGTACAACTGAAATTATTGGTATTCCTTATGGGTTTGGTAACGCTGTTGCACGAGCTGTGGAAAATGAAAGCATACCTAGCTCTGAAATAATCAAACCAGACTATAATCAGATTTTATTGTCTTACGCGGAAATGGAATTTATTAGATCTGAATTCAACGGATGGAACCAAACAAATTATGAAAATGGCGTTAAGGCTTCAATGCAGTCATGGGGAGTTCCTTCATCAGATGCTGATAACTATGTAGCAATGCTACCTGTTGCTAATGAAGAAAATGTCTTGACTCAAAAATATATTGCTTTATATATGGACGGGCTGGAAGCTTGGACTGAGTATAGAAGAACTGGATACCCTAATACTTTATCTGTGCCTGGAGATACTTTTGGTTCTGCTACCTTTACTACCTTAGTACCTGGATTAAACACGATACCTAACAGAGTTAACTACCCACAGAAAGAACAATTATTGAATAATTCTAATTGGGATGCTGCTAGGCAAGGTCTTTCTGATGGAGACACCATGATATCTAAATTGTTTTGGGATGTAAATTAA
- a CDS encoding SusC/RagA family TonB-linked outer membrane protein: MKTKFNGILTLILALIVQISFAQEKVISGTVSDETGPLPGVNVLKKGTTIGVETDFDGKYTINAKTGDVLVFSFVGMKTIERTVTSSNTINLTMTTDNVLDEVVVTALGQSRSERALAFAAPKVKAAELNAAQNDNAISALSGKVAGLKINSPSGNIGGSQRILIRGSNSVTGENQPLFVIDGIPMDNSNFNSSNAQRGAGGVDFGSTINDIDPSNIETVTVLKGAAAALYGSRASNGVVLITTKTGKNSKKLGVSINSSITFSEVAILPDLQREYGGGSIIPDFDDKGNRIGRNGFAIQNIGGAEYMLVQYNTDESWGPKYNPNLKVLHWDAFDQASFPNDYLKPRAWVAPENDVDSFFKTGISTNNTLTLTSASDKGSVLFSAGIQENSGIVPNTEVNRHFAKFSINQKLSDDLTAVSSINYVQTSGSRPVIGYDDNSVTQKFFQWGQRQLDYKRLQKYKNDDGTQRTWNRNSWNNPKPKYSDNPYWTINENLPTDRRTRVYGNASLNYQITDDLSIKGSVYADTYNFRNTEQKAIGSQAQSEFLERAYNFKEYNYEFTANYKKDFSENFKLSALFGANKRNHTLNYRFNQTTGGLSVPNIYNINNGKGPLEKNVDNIDKVVNSLFGSVSLSFANQLFIDLTGRNDWSSTLPEDNNSYFYPSASVAWVFNDVLFPESNWFNYGKLRFGWAQVGNDTDPYRVISTLTLDTPFKGDGRVTSPSSLLNSNLVNETTTTWEVGTELNFLNRRVNLDVTYYSNETTDQIIPVDLSYGTGYGSQWINAGKMTNKGVEIQLGLKPIVNENFTWNIDVNFAKNENELVELKEGLNSILLTNAPFQAQLAATVGKAYGSIMGTDFIYDDQGNKVITSDGTYAATNDLVALGSANPDFSAGLRNSFKYKNFDLGILLEMSKGGKYFSTSHMWGMYSGMLQETVNNNIREDGIVLPGVTGTVTYNDDGSYTVTNTAPNTTKISGQTYGTSHYGGFGTPDAQNVFDADFYKIREVSLGYTFKGEFLKVFDNARVSLFGRNLYTWGLDYDGIDPETVSTGSGNIQGLEGGLQPSVRSFGMNLNLSF; this comes from the coding sequence ATGAAAACAAAGTTTAATGGAATTTTAACGCTAATCTTAGCGTTAATTGTGCAAATATCCTTTGCACAAGAAAAAGTAATTTCAGGAACAGTTTCTGACGAAACCGGACCTCTGCCTGGAGTTAATGTATTAAAGAAAGGTACAACGATAGGTGTAGAAACTGATTTTGACGGAAAATACACTATTAATGCTAAAACTGGAGATGTTCTTGTTTTTAGTTTTGTTGGTATGAAAACTATCGAAAGAACAGTTACAAGCTCTAACACAATTAATTTAACAATGACTACTGACAATGTACTTGATGAAGTTGTTGTTACCGCACTTGGACAATCAAGAAGTGAAAGAGCTTTAGCCTTTGCAGCTCCTAAAGTAAAAGCTGCTGAATTAAATGCTGCTCAGAACGACAATGCCATAAGTGCTTTATCAGGAAAAGTAGCTGGTTTAAAAATCAATTCTCCTTCTGGTAATATAGGGGGATCTCAAAGAATCCTAATTAGAGGATCTAATTCTGTTACTGGTGAAAATCAACCTTTATTCGTTATCGATGGAATACCTATGGATAACTCAAATTTTAACAGCTCTAACGCCCAAAGAGGTGCTGGTGGTGTTGATTTTGGTAGTACTATTAATGATATTGACCCTAGTAATATTGAAACAGTTACTGTTTTAAAAGGAGCAGCAGCAGCTTTGTATGGGTCTAGAGCCTCTAATGGTGTTGTGTTAATCACTACCAAGACAGGTAAAAATTCAAAAAAACTAGGTGTAAGTATTAATTCTTCTATTACTTTTTCTGAAGTTGCTATCTTACCTGACCTTCAAAGAGAATATGGTGGAGGTTCTATAATTCCAGATTTTGATGACAAAGGTAACAGAATAGGTCGTAATGGTTTTGCTATACAAAATATTGGTGGAGCTGAATACATGTTAGTTCAATATAACACTGATGAAAGTTGGGGACCTAAATACAACCCTAATTTAAAAGTATTACACTGGGATGCTTTTGATCAAGCTAGTTTTCCTAATGATTATTTAAAACCAAGAGCTTGGGTAGCACCTGAAAACGACGTAGACTCATTTTTCAAAACAGGTATTTCTACAAACAACACCTTAACTCTAACTTCAGCTAGTGATAAAGGTAGCGTATTATTTTCTGCTGGTATTCAAGAAAATAGTGGTATAGTACCAAACACAGAGGTTAATCGTCATTTTGCAAAGTTTAGCATCAATCAAAAACTATCTGATGATTTAACCGCTGTTAGTAGTATAAATTATGTTCAAACATCTGGTTCTAGACCTGTTATTGGCTATGACGACAATAGTGTTACCCAAAAGTTTTTTCAATGGGGACAAAGACAACTAGACTATAAAAGGTTACAGAAGTATAAAAATGATGACGGAACCCAAAGAACCTGGAATAGAAATTCATGGAACAATCCTAAACCTAAATACTCTGACAACCCTTACTGGACAATTAACGAAAATCTACCTACCGACAGAAGAACTCGTGTATACGGAAATGCTAGTTTAAATTATCAAATAACAGATGACTTAAGTATTAAAGGTAGTGTATATGCTGACACATATAACTTTAGAAACACAGAACAAAAAGCTATAGGTTCTCAAGCTCAATCTGAATTCTTAGAAAGAGCCTACAATTTTAAGGAATACAACTATGAGTTTACTGCTAATTATAAAAAAGATTTTTCAGAAAACTTTAAACTATCCGCTTTGTTTGGGGCTAACAAAAGAAATCACACCTTAAATTATCGCTTCAACCAAACTACTGGTGGCTTATCAGTACCTAATATTTATAACATTAACAATGGTAAGGGACCTTTAGAGAAAAATGTTGATAATATAGATAAAGTAGTGAATAGTTTATTTGGAAGCGTTAGCTTATCTTTTGCTAATCAATTATTCATTGACTTAACAGGTAGAAATGACTGGTCTTCTACTTTACCAGAAGATAATAACTCATACTTCTATCCTTCTGCTTCTGTTGCATGGGTATTCAACGATGTTTTATTTCCTGAATCAAACTGGTTTAACTATGGTAAATTAAGATTTGGGTGGGCACAAGTAGGAAATGATACAGATCCATACAGAGTTATAAGCACTTTAACTTTAGACACTCCTTTTAAAGGTGATGGTAGAGTTACATCTCCTTCAAGCCTATTAAACTCTAACTTAGTTAACGAAACAACTACTACATGGGAAGTTGGAACAGAGTTAAACTTTTTAAATAGAAGAGTAAATTTAGATGTTACATATTACAGCAACGAAACAACAGATCAAATCATACCTGTTGACCTTTCTTATGGAACAGGTTATGGCTCTCAATGGATAAATGCGGGTAAAATGACTAATAAAGGGGTAGAAATACAACTAGGCTTAAAACCAATAGTTAATGAAAACTTCACATGGAACATTGATGTGAATTTCGCTAAAAACGAAAATGAATTGGTTGAATTAAAAGAAGGGCTAAACTCTATTCTTTTAACAAACGCTCCTTTCCAAGCTCAACTAGCTGCAACAGTTGGTAAAGCTTATGGTTCAATCATGGGTACTGACTTTATTTATGATGATCAAGGAAATAAAGTAATTACTAGTGATGGTACATATGCAGCGACTAATGATTTAGTTGCTTTAGGTTCTGCTAACCCTGACTTCAGTGCTGGTTTAAGAAATAGTTTTAAATACAAGAACTTTGACTTAGGAATTTTACTAGAAATGAGTAAAGGAGGTAAGTATTTTTCTACATCACACATGTGGGGAATGTACTCTGGTATGCTGCAAGAAACAGTTAACAATAACATAAGAGAAGATGGTATCGTATTACCTGGAGTAACTGGTACTGTAACTTATAATGACGATGGAAGCTACACTGTTACTAATACCGCTCCTAACACAACTAAAATATCTGGTCAAACTTACGGTACTTCACACTACGGTGGTTTTGGAACTCCAGATGCTCAAAATGTATTTGATGCTGACTTTTACAAAATAAGAGAGGTTTCTCTAGGATATACTTTTAAAGGAGAATTTTTAAAAGTTTTTGATAACGCTAGAGTTAGTTTATTTGGTAGAAATTTATACACCTGGGGGCTTGATTACGACGGAATTGACCCTGAAACAGTATCAACAGGTTCAGGTAACATTCAAGGTTTAGAAGGAGGTTTACAACCTTCTGTTAGATCTTTTGGTATGAACTTAAACTTATCTTTCTAA
- the rpsL gene encoding 30S ribosomal protein S12: MPTIQQLVRKGRAKITKKSKSAALQACPQRRGVCTRVYTTTPKKPNSAMRKVARVRLTNGNEINAYIPGEGHNLQEHSIVLVRGGRVKDLPGVKYHVVRGALDTAGVEGRTQRRSKYGAKRPKDKK; this comes from the coding sequence ATGCCAACTATTCAACAATTAGTTCGTAAAGGAAGAGCCAAAATAACTAAGAAGAGTAAATCGGCTGCTTTACAAGCATGTCCACAAAGACGTGGAGTTTGTACGCGTGTGTATACCACTACACCTAAGAAACCTAACTCAGCGATGCGTAAGGTTGCAAGGGTGCGTTTAACAAATGGTAATGAAATCAACGCGTATATTCCAGGTGAGGGACACAACTTGCAAGAGCATTCGATAGTATTAGTTAGAGGTGGAAGGGTAAAAGATTTACCAGGTGTTAAATATCACGTGGTACGTGGAGCATTAGATACTGCTGGAGTTGAGGGTAGAACCCAACGTAGATCTAAGTACGGTGCAAAACGCCCAAAAGACAAAAAGTAA
- the rpsG gene encoding 30S ribosomal protein S7: MRKRRAKKRVLLPDPRFNDQLVTRFVNNLMWDGKKSVAFKVFYDAMDIVNEKKTDEEKSALEVWKDGLSNVMPHVEVRSRRVGGATFQIPMQIRPDRKVSMAIKWMISYARKRNEKTMAQRLAAEILAAAKEEGAAVKKRVDTHKMAEANKAFSHFRF, translated from the coding sequence ATGAGGAAAAGAAGAGCTAAAAAAAGAGTTTTGTTACCGGATCCAAGATTCAACGATCAATTAGTTACACGTTTTGTGAATAACTTAATGTGGGACGGTAAAAAATCTGTAGCGTTCAAAGTGTTTTACGATGCAATGGATATCGTAAACGAAAAGAAAACTGACGAAGAAAAGTCGGCTTTAGAAGTGTGGAAAGATGGTTTGTCTAACGTGATGCCTCACGTAGAAGTTCGTTCTCGCCGTGTTGGTGGTGCAACTTTCCAAATTCCAATGCAAATTCGTCCAGACCGTAAGGTTTCTATGGCGATTAAATGGATGATTTCTTATGCGCGTAAGCGTAATGAAAAAACAATGGCACAACGTTTAGCTGCTGAGATTTTAGCTGCTGCTAAAGAAGAAGGTGCTGCTGTTAAGAAAAGAGTTGATACTCATAAGATGGCTGAAGCAAACAAAGCATTCTCACACTTTAGATTTTAA
- the fusA gene encoding elongation factor G, whose protein sequence is MARDLKYTRNIGIAAHIDAGKTTTTERILFYTGVSHKIGEVHDGASTMDWMEQEAERGITITSAATTCTWQFPTENGQPTADAKGYHFNIIDTPGHVDFTVEVNRSLRVLDGLVFLFSAVDGVEPQSETNWRLADNYKVPRIGFVNKMDRQGANFLAVCQQVKDMLKSNAVPIVLNIGDEADFKGIVDLVKNRAIVWHDDNYGSTFDVVEIPEELKEEARELRGKLIEEVAAYDENLLEKYMEDEDSITEEEVHAALRAAVMDMSIIPMVCGSSFKNKGVQFLLDAVCRYLPSPVDRDNIVGTNPDTGEEETRKPDAKAPFSALAFKIATDPFVGRLAFFRAYSGRLDAGSYVLNNRSGKKERISRIYQMHSNKQNAIDFIEAGDIGAAVGFKDIKTGDTLSDEKNPIVLESMDFPDPVIGIAVEPKTKADVDKLGMALGKLAEEDPTFTVKTDDASGQTVISGMGELHLDIIVDRLKREFKVEVNQGQPQVEYKEALTATADHREVYKKQSGGRGKFADIVFTMEPADEGVTGLQFESIIKGGNVPKEFVPSVEKGFKEAMKNGPLAGYEMDSMKITLKDGSFHPVDSDQLSFELAAKLGYKAAAKAARAVIMEPMMKLEVLTPEENMGDIVGDLNRRRGQVNDMSDRAGSKVVKAIVPLSEMFGYVTSLRTLSSGRATSTMEFSHYAETPSNISEEVIANAKG, encoded by the coding sequence ATGGCAAGAGATTTAAAATATACAAGAAATATCGGTATTGCTGCTCATATTGATGCTGGTAAAACAACAACAACTGAGCGTATCCTTTTCTATACAGGGGTGTCTCACAAAATTGGAGAGGTTCACGATGGTGCTTCTACAATGGACTGGATGGAGCAAGAAGCTGAAAGAGGTATTACAATTACTTCTGCAGCTACTACTTGTACTTGGCAATTTCCAACCGAAAATGGACAGCCTACAGCTGATGCTAAGGGATACCATTTTAATATTATTGATACTCCAGGTCACGTTGATTTTACCGTAGAGGTAAACCGTTCGTTACGTGTATTAGACGGGTTAGTGTTCTTATTCTCTGCAGTAGACGGAGTTGAGCCACAATCTGAAACTAACTGGCGTTTAGCTGATAACTATAAAGTGCCACGTATCGGTTTCGTTAACAAAATGGACCGTCAAGGAGCAAACTTCTTAGCTGTATGTCAGCAAGTAAAAGACATGTTAAAGTCTAATGCAGTGCCAATCGTATTAAACATTGGTGATGAAGCAGATTTTAAAGGAATTGTTGATTTAGTTAAAAACCGTGCTATTGTATGGCATGATGACAACTACGGGTCAACTTTCGATGTTGTAGAAATTCCAGAAGAATTAAAAGAAGAAGCTCGTGAGTTACGTGGTAAGTTAATCGAAGAGGTTGCTGCTTATGACGAAAACTTATTAGAGAAGTACATGGAAGATGAAGATTCAATTACAGAAGAAGAAGTGCACGCTGCATTAAGAGCTGCTGTAATGGATATGTCTATTATTCCAATGGTATGTGGTTCATCATTCAAAAATAAAGGTGTTCAGTTTTTATTAGATGCTGTATGTCGTTATTTACCTTCTCCAGTAGATAGAGATAATATCGTAGGAACTAATCCTGATACTGGTGAGGAGGAAACACGTAAGCCAGACGCAAAAGCGCCATTTTCAGCTTTAGCATTTAAAATTGCTACCGATCCTTTCGTAGGACGTTTAGCATTCTTCCGCGCTTATTCTGGTCGTTTAGATGCAGGTTCTTATGTGTTGAACAACCGTTCAGGTAAAAAAGAACGTATTTCACGTATTTACCAAATGCACTCTAACAAGCAAAATGCTATCGACTTTATTGAAGCTGGAGATATTGGAGCTGCTGTAGGATTTAAAGATATTAAAACAGGAGATACCTTATCTGATGAAAAGAATCCAATTGTTTTAGAATCAATGGATTTCCCAGATCCAGTAATCGGTATTGCTGTTGAACCAAAAACTAAGGCTGACGTTGATAAGTTAGGTATGGCTTTAGGTAAATTAGCAGAGGAAGATCCAACATTTACTGTAAAAACAGATGATGCTTCAGGTCAAACTGTAATTTCAGGAATGGGTGAGTTACACTTAGATATTATTGTTGATCGTTTAAAGCGTGAGTTTAAGGTTGAAGTAAATCAAGGACAACCACAAGTAGAGTACAAAGAAGCTTTAACAGCTACTGCAGATCACAGAGAGGTTTATAAGAAACAATCTGGTGGACGTGGTAAGTTTGCTGATATTGTATTTACTATGGAGCCTGCTGATGAAGGTGTTACAGGGTTACAATTTGAGTCTATTATTAAAGGAGGTAACGTTCCTAAGGAATTTGTACCTTCTGTAGAGAAAGGATTCAAAGAGGCAATGAAGAATGGTCCTTTAGCTGGTTACGAAATGGATTCGATGAAGATTACTTTAAAGGATGGATCTTTCCACCCTGTAGATTCTGATCAATTATCATTCGAATTAGCTGCTAAGTTAGGTTATAAAGCTGCTGCAAAAGCTGCAAGAGCTGTAATCATGGAACCAATGATGAAATTAGAAGTGTTAACTCCAGAGGAGAACATGGGAGATATCGTTGGAGACTTAAACAGAAGAAGAGGACAAGTAAACGATATGAGCGATCGTGCTGGATCTAAAGTAGTAAAAGCAATCGTTCCTTTATCAGAAATGTTTGGATATGTTACTTCTTTAAGAACATTATCTTCAGGTAGAGCAACTTCTACTATGGAATTCTCTCACTATGCAGAAACTCCAAGTAACATTTCAGAAGAAGTAATCGCAAACGCTAAAGGTTAA